The Bosea sp. AS-1 region CGGGCGAGCGGCCATGGCCGGGCCAGTCGACCACGAAAACATCCCGGTTCGCCGCGGCGAAGTGCGGCGCCCACCCCTCGCGGCCATCCGGCGTCGCGAGATAGCACTGCCCGGTATGGCAGCCGCCATGGACCATCACGACAGGACGATGATGGGATGCGGCCCGTGCAGGCAGGTGATCGACATAGATCGGGCGAGTAGCCGTTCCGCTGAAGAAGGCGCGTCCGAATATCCCTCGGGCCGTAACGGGACGCGCACTCGCGGGAGCTGGCCTGTTCATGCGATCCTCCCGCCGGCAGGGCGTCGAGGCCGTGCCATCTTCTTGCCCGGATGCTACGACCAATGCTGCCATGAGATCAACAAGAAAGTCTCATATGAGACCAAATAAGTCCGAGCTGCCCGCCCTGCCGAGCCATGCCGCCGAAGGCGATGAAAGCCTGCGCAGCATTCTGGGCGGCACGGAAATCCCAACCGCCTACAAGATCGGCTATATCCTCAACTTCTATCGGGAGCCGTCTTTTCGACGCATCGAGGCCGAGTTGGGGCTCACGCGCCCGGAGATCGTGATCCTGCTCGCCCTGCATTTTCGCGAGGGCATTACGGCCGCCGAGTTCTGCGAATT contains the following coding sequences:
- a CDS encoding MarR family winged helix-turn-helix transcriptional regulator — translated: MRSSRRQGVEAVPSSCPDATTNAAMRSTRKSHMRPNKSELPALPSHAAEGDESLRSILGGTEIPTAYKIGYILNFYREPSFRRIEAELGLTRPEIVILLALHFREGITAAEFCEFSGHLKAGVSRAAIALEKKDLIRRVTDQMDSRRQRLFLTDAGRELYSRYIPGLKAREAAMLACLSGAERKQLDRLLDKLAAHVPDWGSASEL